In one Pseudomonas sp. SCA2728.1_7 genomic region, the following are encoded:
- a CDS encoding L-lactate permease, whose protein sequence is MVWQQIYDPFGNPVISTLMAAVPVVVMLAALAFFHVKAHLAALLALASALLISIFAFGMPASMAGSAALFGAANGLLPIGWIVLNIIFLHRLTTENGSFKVLQDSLARITDDRRLQLLLIAFCFGAFFEGAAGFGTPVAVTGAILIGLGFSPLAASGLALIANTAPVAFGALGTPIITLAKVTGLDEMEVSMMVGRQLPFFSVLVPFWLIWAFAGWRKMLEIWPAILVAGVSFAVPQFLVSNYHGPMLVDVIAALISMACLTLFLKVWKPATIHTSAALSGRVDNSKVDEEKITASAAFSDQARPAVMRAWMPWIILTVFVFAWGTQGFKNMFDTRPAIDPVTQSAKLDPAGKPLREANPIFAPAVTFTTLHLQIEKVPPVVAAPKAEEAVYKFTWFTATGSGILLAAIVGGLLMGYSIPQLIKQYLRTLWVVRFSLITIAAMLALGFLTRYSGLDATMGLAFAATGIFYPMFGTLLGWLGVALTGSDTASNVLFGGLQRVTSEQLGISPVLMAAANSSGGVMGKMVDAQSIVVASTATRWYGHEGEILRYVFFHSIVLAILVGGLVTLQAYVAPFTSMVVGGH, encoded by the coding sequence ATGGTCTGGCAGCAAATTTACGACCCGTTCGGTAACCCGGTGATCTCCACGCTCATGGCCGCCGTACCGGTGGTGGTGATGCTCGCGGCGCTGGCGTTCTTCCACGTCAAGGCGCATCTCGCGGCGTTGTTGGCATTGGCTTCCGCCCTGCTTATATCGATTTTTGCCTTCGGCATGCCGGCGAGCATGGCCGGTTCTGCGGCGTTGTTCGGCGCGGCGAATGGCTTGCTGCCGATCGGCTGGATCGTCCTCAACATCATCTTTCTGCATCGCCTGACCACCGAGAACGGCTCGTTCAAAGTGCTGCAGGATTCCCTCGCGCGGATCACCGATGACCGTCGTTTGCAGTTGCTGCTGATCGCCTTCTGCTTCGGTGCGTTTTTCGAAGGTGCGGCCGGGTTCGGCACGCCGGTGGCGGTGACCGGGGCGATTCTGATCGGACTTGGGTTTTCGCCATTGGCCGCGTCGGGTCTGGCGCTGATTGCCAACACCGCGCCGGTGGCATTCGGCGCACTGGGTACGCCGATCATCACACTGGCCAAAGTCACCGGGCTGGATGAAATGGAGGTGTCGATGATGGTCGGTCGACAGTTGCCGTTTTTCTCGGTGCTGGTGCCGTTCTGGTTGATCTGGGCCTTCGCCGGGTGGCGCAAGATGCTCGAGATCTGGCCGGCGATTCTGGTGGCCGGGGTAAGTTTCGCCGTGCCGCAGTTTCTGGTGTCGAACTATCACGGGCCGATGCTGGTGGACGTCATCGCCGCGCTGATTTCCATGGCCTGTCTGACGTTGTTCCTGAAGGTGTGGAAACCGGCGACCATTCACACCTCCGCTGCGCTTTCGGGGCGCGTAGACAACTCGAAGGTCGATGAAGAAAAAATCACTGCCAGCGCTGCGTTCAGCGATCAGGCGCGTCCGGCGGTGATGCGCGCGTGGATGCCGTGGATCATCCTCACCGTGTTCGTGTTTGCCTGGGGCACGCAGGGCTTCAAGAATATGTTCGACACCCGCCCGGCGATTGATCCGGTCACCCAGTCGGCCAAGCTCGATCCCGCCGGCAAACCGCTGCGCGAGGCCAACCCGATTTTCGCCCCGGCCGTGACCTTTACCACGCTGCACCTGCAAATCGAAAAAGTACCGCCGGTGGTCGCGGCACCGAAGGCTGAAGAAGCGGTGTACAAATTCACTTGGTTCACCGCCACTGGTAGCGGGATTTTGCTGGCTGCAATTGTTGGCGGCTTGCTGATGGGCTACTCGATTCCGCAACTGATCAAGCAATACCTGCGCACGTTGTGGGTGGTGCGGTTTTCGTTGATCACGATTGCGGCGATGTTAGCGTTGGGATTTCTCACGCGCTACTCAGGACTCGACGCGACCATGGGCCTGGCGTTTGCGGCGACGGGGATTTTTTATCCGATGTTCGGCACGCTGCTCGGTTGGCTGGGCGTGGCGCTGACCGGTTCGGATACGGCGTCAAACGTGCTGTTTGGCGGTTTGCAGCGGGTGACCTCGGAACAGCTCGGGATCAGTCCGGTGCTGATGGCGGCGGCGAACAGTTCCGGTGGGGTGATGGGCAAAATGGTCGATGCACAATCGATCGTAGTCGCCTCCACCGCGACCCGTTGGTACGGGCATGAGGGCGAGATTCTGCGCTATGTGTTCTTCCACTCGATTGTGCTGGCGATTCTGGTCGGCGGGCTGGTGACGTTGCAGGCGTATGTGGCGCCGTTTACTTCGATGGTGGTGGGCGGGCATTAG
- a CDS encoding DUF1428 domain-containing protein produces the protein MAYIDIFVAPVPTANLEQYKKHCEIAAKLFKEYGAQDVMQCWGDDVPEGKVTSFPMAVKLKEGETVSAGWLIWPDKATRDTGMGKMMEDPRMQPDVNPMGFDGQRMIFGGFKNILKS, from the coding sequence ATGGCTTACATCGATATTTTTGTAGCGCCGGTGCCGACTGCCAACCTTGAGCAGTACAAAAAGCACTGTGAAATCGCGGCGAAACTGTTCAAGGAATACGGTGCACAGGATGTGATGCAGTGCTGGGGCGATGACGTGCCGGAGGGCAAGGTCACGTCATTCCCGATGGCGGTCAAACTCAAGGAAGGCGAGACGGTTTCGGCCGGCTGGTTGATCTGGCCGGACAAAGCCACCCGTGATACGGGCATGGGCAAAATGATGGAGGATCCGCGCATGCAACCGGACGTCAACCCGATGGGGTTCGACGGCCAACGCATGATTTTTGGTGGCTTCAAGAACATCCTTAAATCCTGA
- the thpR gene encoding RNA 2',3'-cyclic phosphodiesterase encodes MTDEAKRLFFALDCPPAQRKAIAQWRGELGLRTGKPVPADNFHLTLLFLGAVPLAQINEVCEAAGQVRTPGEPLKISLDRLQVWHRAGVLSLAPEQAPQALLRLVYALEQAMLPFGFEETPREFRPHLTLARDYRAPEPESATPPEFFLRAERFALFESHKGRYRILQDWPLI; translated from the coding sequence ATGACCGATGAAGCGAAGCGACTGTTTTTCGCCCTCGATTGCCCGCCGGCGCAACGCAAGGCGATTGCTCAGTGGCGCGGGGAGTTGGGGTTGCGAACCGGTAAGCCGGTGCCGGCGGATAACTTTCATCTGACGCTGCTGTTCCTTGGCGCGGTGCCATTGGCGCAGATCAATGAAGTCTGTGAAGCGGCCGGGCAAGTGCGCACGCCGGGTGAGCCATTGAAGATTTCGCTGGATCGCTTGCAGGTCTGGCATCGCGCCGGGGTGTTGTCGCTGGCGCCGGAGCAGGCGCCACAAGCGCTGCTGCGGCTGGTCTACGCATTGGAGCAGGCGATGTTGCCGTTCGGCTTTGAAGAGACACCGCGCGAGTTTCGTCCGCACCTGACCCTGGCCCGTGACTATCGCGCGCCGGAGCCGGAATCGGCCACGCCGCCGGAGTTCTTCCTGCGCGCCGAACGCTTTGCCCTGTTCGAATCGCACAAGGGGCGTTATCGCATCCTGCAGGATTGGCCGCTGATTTGA